GTCCTGAAAACTTTTGGTGAACGCGCCCAGCTGGTAGCCGCTGGCCGGTTTCTGTTTACTTTCGCCCGCCTGTAATCCGGTTAAACCGCCGGCGAGTGCTGTACCCGCTAATACATTCAGTGAGGCCTGTTTCAGAAAATCACGGCGTGGGAGCCGATTATGAGGGGTGAGAGCATTCCGCATCGTAAAAACCTTCTCTATGATTCAAAGTCGGGTAGAAATCAGTGGTTGTCGTTTTATAGTAGTATGATCACCAGCCGACCCTTTTTCTACCGGATTTAACCGTTTTACTGAAATCGAAAGCGATACCCTGTTCGTATGTCTGAGCCGCTCACACTCGTTGCCACCTCTGCCTTTGGCCTGGAAGCGGTGGTTTCGCGCGAATTGAAACAACTGGGATACGAGGATCAGACCGTCGAAAACGGTCGCGTTACCTTTCAAGGTGATCTCGAAGCGATCTGCCGCTGCAATCTCTGGCTTCGTAGTGCCGACCGTGTAATGATCTGTCTCGGTGAATTCACGGCTCTCGACTTCGATGACCTGTTCGACGAAACCCGCGATCTCGAATGGGAACGCTGGATGCCCCCTTCGGCCCGGTTCCCTGTGCGTGCGTCCGCCGTTCGTTCCAAGATTAACAGCGCCAAAAACTCACAGAAGATGGTCAAAAAGGCAATCGCCGAACGCTTGAAAGATCATTACATCAAAGACTGGTTCCCTGAAGACGGCCCCCTGTATTCGGTCAACGCGGCCATTCTGAAAGACAAAGCGTCGATCTGCGTCGACACTACCGGCTCCAGTCTGCACAAACGCGGCTATCGTAAACTGACCGCCGGTGCGCAATTGAAAGAGACACTGGCAGCCGGCCTGATCCAACTCAGCTACTGGAACCGGGAGCGGGCGTTTGTCGATCCCTGTTGCGGTTCGGGAACGATCCCCATTGAAGCCGCCTTGATCGGTACGAATACGGCGCCGGGCATCAATCGCGAATTTGCCTGCGAAGGCTGGCAGCAGTTTCCTGCGGAACTATGGAAAGAGGCTCGCGACGAAGCCCGCGACCTGGAACGCAATGATCTTGCATTTCGTTTGCAAGGCTACGACATTGATCCCGCGATGATTCGTATGGCCCGCTATCACGCACAACAGGCGGGCATGGAGGACTTCATTCATTTTCAGGATCAGCCTCTCTCCGAATTCAGCACGCCCCGCAAATATGGCTGCATCATTACCAACCCTCCCTATGGCGAACGCCTGGGAGAGAAAGAAGACGCCGAAGTCATCTACCGCGAAATGAAACGCGTGTTTAAGCCCCTGGATACCTGGTCGATTTATGTATTGACCTCGCATCCCGGCTTCGAACGCATTTACGGACAAAAGGCCCGCCGCCGCAAGCTGTATAACGGCGGCATCGAATGCACCTACTATCAATTCCCGGGTCCCCCCCCGCCACGGAAGAAGTCGCCCTGGGACAAAGCCAAAGCTGCGGAAGAAGATGAGACGGGCGAAGAAACGCCAGACGCTGAAGCGACGGTTCCCCAACCCGCTGATGCAGAACCGGCACAAGCGGAGTCGGCAACCATGGAGCCGGCTGACGTCGAACCAAACGTCGAACAGTCTGCAGACGAAAAAGAATCGTCTTGAACAACCCGCGGTCAGGCGGTCCACATATTACGCAGATTTTTGCGAATGTCTTCCGCCGTCGTCTCGATTTGTGCTTCCTGTGGCGTATCCAGGTCCTCGGCATTGAACGCCGGTCGTCGCTGAAACAGGGACAACGTTTTTGACGAAACAAACCGCGTCAGTTGCGCGTAACTATGAGCCTGGTTCCAGCGTCGATTCTGGAAATACTGACGATGTGGAAAACAGACATAGAGCCAGTTTTTCGCCCGCGTGAGCGCGACATAAAATAATCGGCGTTCTTCGTCGATTTCCTCTTCACTCTCCAGCGACATCTCGGAAGGAATACTGCCGTCGGCCGCCTGCAGCACATAAACGGCGTCCCACTCCAGTCCTTTTGAGGAATGGATCGTGCTTAACACCAGAAAATCATCGTCGGCCTTATCACTGCCGGTCGCGACATCCTGTGTCGAGCTGGGCGGGTCGAGGGTGATCTCTTCCAGAAAACTCATCCGGCTGCTGAACCGGCTGGCGACCTGTTCCAGTTGTTCCAAATCGCGCTGGCGAGCCGATGCGTTGTCATATTGCTGATCCAGGATGGGGGCATAAAAGGTGCGTACCTGATGCACCTCAGCAGAAATGCCCTTTTTCTCTGATTGCGGCGAGGCGAGATTATTCATCAGTCGCACAAACAGCGGCCAATGTTCGACGGTCGCCGCCGGCGGTTTGAATTCGCTCCAGACATCAAACCGGAACTGCGATTCGGCCAGCACGTTGAGCAATTGTTGTGCTTTTTTCTGACCGATGCCCGGCAGTAATGTTAACACACGCAAGCCGGAAACCGCATCACGTGGATTTTCCGCCAGACGTAAATAAGCCATGAGATCTTTGACGTGGG
This window of the Gimesia fumaroli genome carries:
- a CDS encoding THUMP domain-containing class I SAM-dependent RNA methyltransferase, whose translation is MSEPLTLVATSAFGLEAVVSRELKQLGYEDQTVENGRVTFQGDLEAICRCNLWLRSADRVMICLGEFTALDFDDLFDETRDLEWERWMPPSARFPVRASAVRSKINSAKNSQKMVKKAIAERLKDHYIKDWFPEDGPLYSVNAAILKDKASICVDTTGSSLHKRGYRKLTAGAQLKETLAAGLIQLSYWNRERAFVDPCCGSGTIPIEAALIGTNTAPGINREFACEGWQQFPAELWKEARDEARDLERNDLAFRLQGYDIDPAMIRMARYHAQQAGMEDFIHFQDQPLSEFSTPRKYGCIITNPPYGERLGEKEDAEVIYREMKRVFKPLDTWSIYVLTSHPGFERIYGQKARRRKLYNGGIECTYYQFPGPPPPRKKSPWDKAKAAEEDETGEETPDAEATVPQPADAEPAQAESATMEPADVEPNVEQSADEKESS